A stretch of DNA from Danio rerio strain Tuebingen ecotype United States chromosome 10, GRCz12tu, whole genome shotgun sequence:
taatgGAAGCCATATGGGAATATTTTGAATTTTCTGTCTCTTTCATTTTAGCTTTTTTGCCATAGAACATTTCGATGACACAAGATGACGtcctaacctacctaatccctaaccctaacctcagAAGAATTCAAATACATGTGTTGGTATAGCATAATCTGCatgtaaaatatgttaaatttAATTGCTTAAATGTGGCTAATATGACCTCATCATTGGCCCTAAACCTCAGTTGTGCATTAGCAAATATATGCACTAAACTGTATGAATTTGCCACTAATTTGCCAAATCATACAATAATTTCAACTTGACAAGCAAATGCTTTAGAAATGCATCTATCTCAACCCATGAAAGTGTTTAAACCGGTGTGAAGAAAATCAGTGTGTGCAACCATAAGAAAGGCCAGAGATAGACTTCATTTTGACAGTTCCCATGGTAAGCAATGTCTTTAATGTCATTCTTTCATAACCTTGCATATGTAATCCTAATCAAAAGACTCTTGATCTCTGAGTCTCACAAAAGAGAGTCGCCCACATTTCACATGGCGACGAACTGTTGTGAGATCAGCAGATGTACACAATTCACAGGGCTAGCAAGGTGTACAAGGTGAGCTTTGGGGAACGACAAACACATCTAAGCAGTGATGGAGGTACAGATCAAAGACAAGTGAAGAAGAAGAACAACGTAATAAGGTGTAGCATTAGCACTATACTGTGCCATGTTCTCAAGATCTCATCCTGTAATAGGTGTTACAGCGATTCTACGAAGATCGAGTCCTTAACAAAAACACACTAAATAAATGTCACGTGGAGACCAGCAGGCTATCAGCAACTCGTCGCAGGGAGAAAGAAGAGAATCGTATACAGAAACCGAAGTCAGGGACAGGGGGAGAGAGGGAAAACAGAACAATTGAGGATATATAAACACCCCTTCTTCACAGAATTGTATCAGAATTCGAATGAGGGTCGAACAATGACATCACTGATGACTGACAAATAACATGAGGCTTTAATGTGTTTTCTTATGTGTCTTGTGAATATATTAGCATTCAAAGTCAGTGTGCATCATGTGTAATATATAATGGATCGTAGTTTGCGGTCATATGCTTTTAAATGCAGCAAGTTTACACGTGaatatttaaagtcattttattgtttttttaataatgcgTGTTGCCaaatccttttttaaatattttaaatcaaacatgcaaagtaatattttagaaatgttcAACTTTCTGCAGTTCTTTTTTTCACTGCAAGTCAAATTCGCAAAAGACAAACCTGTAATTCTGAGAAAAGAGTTTGAACTTTAAATGTAAACTCTTTGAATTTCATcttttcttctcacaaatctgggTCTAAAATGATATTTCACTCCTGTTTCAGGATTGCATCTTTGTATTTTGCAATTTTAAGCAATAGAATTTTAAGATATAATAtcagattgaattttttttaaagtttatatcttacaattctgacttttgcaagcaaaatggcCAAAAAACTGTCCGAATTGTGaagtaaaaatgtaacaattttcttttttctttctattttatcCTGTGATAAAATATTTTATCCTCAACAGTTCCAAGTACCGACATCCTGTTGGTGGAAAAGGGGGTAAAAGGATTGTGAGAGCAATCAAAAGTCAGTGTGAAGTGCTGCCCTGAGGAACCAAAGAAGAGCATTGAGGCGCCACAAAGAGACAGGAAAGATGGAatggagaaagagagggagagaggatgAAGGAGCAGACAGAGAGAAAAAAGACTGAAGAAGACAGACGGGTGCTGCTACAGCAAGAAGTAAGAGCGGTCACGGCTGATCCTTCAGTTATTCGCATCCCCTCCTTCGCTGTCCTGCTGGTCGCTGGTCCACAGGGTGAGGTTGTCCCGCAGCAGCTGCATGATGAGCGTGGAGTCCTTATAGGAGTCTTCGTTCAGATTGTCCAGGTGGCCGATAGCATCATCGAAGGCTTCCTTGGCGAGCTGGCAGGCCTGTTCGGGTGCATTTTGGATCTCGTAGTAGAAGACGGAAAAGTTGAGTGCCAGGCCCAGGCGAATAGGATGGGTGGCAGGCATGCCCTTGCTAATATCGAAAGCCTCTTTGTAAGCCCCTTCAGATGATTCGACAGCAGAGGCCCTCTTTTCACCAGTGGCCACCTCGGCCAGGTACCGATAGTAGTCACCCTTCATCTTCAAGTAGAAGACCTTGCTCTCCACCTGGGTTTCGTCACAGTTCTTGATGAGGTACTGGTCCAGCAGGGTTAGGACATCTTGGCACACTGACTCCAGCTCCTTCTCCACCGTCTCTCGGTAGACACGCACAAGCTCCAGCTTCTTCTCGTTGCCGTCCGCCGCCGTCTTCTGCTCAATGCTGGATATTACGCGCCAAGAGGACCGCCGAGCCCCCACCACATTCTTGTAGGCCACTGAGAGCAAATTGCGGTCTTCGTTGGACAGGGGCTCATTCAACTCTGTGACCTGATGGTGCAGAAGGCCAGATGATGGGTCAGTGCATGAATTAAAATGCTTTGTGTTTGCAATACCCTATTAGTTTCAAATTGAGAAATAATGGTGATATGCAAACTTTTATTAACTTCATGGAAAAAAACACACGAGCTTCCTGTTCAATCAATCACATATGGGACATGTATAAACCTTTGAAAATATTTCATGAAAAATTCAAAATAGACttataatagaaaaaataattgtgatcaGCAAAGCCACTAATATGAAACATTTCGAATAACAATATTTCACAGGACCATCATGTAACTTATGATAACTGCATAAGGTATTGCAAAGAATTCTGTCCAATGACATGTGTATATGCACAGTTGAAGAATGGTTAGTGTGACAAAAAAGATGGTTAAATTGTTGATATCATGGTACAATGGCTTTGCTTTTGTAGCAAAACCACCAGTAATTTTCTAAGGGGGAGCACTACATTGAACATACGCCAATGTCAAACAATCAAAGTAGTAATAACGACAGTATCTAATTAAAACAGGTGACCATAGTAGTTTTGCTTACATTATTCAATATAATGTCCAAAACGAGATAGTAAAGAAGAAATGAGCGGTGTCCTGTTTGACCCGCACTAGCTGCCGCCTGATTGACTGACTTTCATCCTTTGTGCTCGGATGTCAAACCAGACAGCGGATGCTGCACTGCTGGGTCACACACATTGCGCTTAATTTCATTTAACTGCAGTTAAAACAATAATGTTGAGACAAATTAAGATTATTTTGCCTAGGTAATTGTGTTTATAATTATAAGCATCACTGTAATTTGGGTTTAGATTGTATTTTCGCATTGACACGGACGCACAATGGATGATGTGGATGAGGGAGTCACAGCGCCGCCCTTGTTCATCCACTGTAACCACTGAAATGCCCGATACTGAACCGAAACCTACAATTGTAAACCTTACGTAGCTTCAATCGTCCCGTTTTATAGtttcttaatttttattatacatatttatttataaatgcgcatttatttttatatattattgtcCTTAAAGTAAATTAACAATTTACCTAAATTTAGACTTGTCTTCCGAGTCTCGTGTCGCTCCAAACCCGCATTACCTGTTTTTCCTTTATATAACGTTATATACACAAAACATAAAGGGAGAGATGTCGGGCAGAATATTTGTGTTAGTTACTGACAGCCTCAGTCACACTTCACTTCCACTGCATCTGCTTTCCATACAATGAAAGTGAATGAAGACCGAGTCTGTCATTCTGCTAAACATCTCCCTTTGTGCTTCCAGGAAGCAAAATGAGCTATACTGGTTTGAAGTTGAATATATTATGACAGATTTCCATTTAGGGCGAACTGTCCttttaaaacagcatattttatATAACAAAGAGGTCCTGGTGGTGACAAAGGCGAGAGCTTCAACTGCATAAACTAGAAATGCACCTTTATTACTACAATTAATCAGTCAAACCAAAAAACGTCACTGTTTCTGCATTATATTGAAATCGCCACGCCATGAACTGTTTGTgcatgtatattaataataatgacccaCCAGCTTCATCGCGGAGGCCATATCATCATAGCGCTCCGCCTGCTCCGCCAGACGGGCTCTTTGGATCAGTTGTTCCCGGTCAGCCATGCTCTCTGGTCAAACGCTGTCGGTTCGCACCGGAGTTCGGTCTTTTTCAGCGGATCACACTGGTTTGTGTGAGCGAAAGCGGGCGCGCGCTCCGGTTAGCACAGGCGCGAGCAGAATCTGGAGCAGCCGCGCACGTGAGGGAGGAACGGCGAGCCAAAGGTTGGAGTTGCAGATTAATGTCTTTTTGTTATGTCTGAAATGTATTCGTAACGCTTTTTCCCCTCCCAGCCCTCAAAGTCCTACGAGTTTCGCCGGATATATTTTTTCCTTCGTCTTGAGAGGTACTGCTGCTGCAAGCGTCCTGTCAATCCCAGCGAACAGGGTGGAGGGGGAGGTGGAGGGGGGGTGCGCGCACTCGCTCTATTTTACGATGACGTCATTTTCTAAAAATAGCCACATGCCCTGCAGCCGCGCACCTGCGCAGTGAGGTTTGCTGCATTGTTCAATGCAGCGGCGGAAGGCGCGTGCGCGCGATAAGAAGCTCTTCCGCATTCAAATGAAGCGATGCTTCTTTTCTGTCTGCTCAAGACTGACGGTGGAGGATAATGGATGCATGGAAATGCTTCCCTTAACACTGATTGTCAAGACAACATGCGTGGACTGATGTGCGACAAGTGTTGACTAGGTTAACAGAGGTCGAGCTCTTATTTATGTTGCAGTGCTTCTGCCAAAGACATGCAGTTACTGCAATGTAACAGTGGGGCTTAACGTGCTCAATATGACCTTGGGCATAATGTGATGTTTAATTTTACTACCAATCTGTGTACATATGAGCCTGACTTAACCTTGAAAATAACACCTTGCCAACACAATTGCTCTTAATTCAATGTATTTAAAATCATACAACATGGGGCCAAGCGTATgcaagtacatttacatttaagcaTTTAGCAGATGTGATGCATACGGCACACCTGTGAACACACACGAAGAGCAGTTGGTTGGCCAGGGAGCAATTTGGTGCCCTGTTGAAGGCAATCACCTCAGCCATGTTACTGATGTTGGAGAAGAGTGCAGGTTATTCTCTACCCCCTCCTACAAACCCTGCCAGAGCTGAACCTGCGACCTCTGGATCATAACTCCAACTCTAACGATTAGGCCACTGCTGCCCCTATATACATCAACCatgccaagtttttttttttttttaatataacagttgatttaaggtaaatattatatttatataacaaagTATGGGAGCTAATTTTGTTCCCCTAAATTGTGTACCTAGATTTGGAATTGTTCCCAGCTCCTGTAATGTGAACATGCCAAAATAGATATTTTGCCAACAGTTCTAGGAACTGTGAAATGATTCctctggtgattttttttttacaatccccAAAGGAAAAGATAGTTGAAGGAAAAATTGACAGGAACTAAtgtgccttttaaaaaaaaaaaggtcaatttCTACTCTAACATTGGTTACTGTTGCTTGCTCAGTTTACCAGGCCAGTAAGAATCAAGACAAACACTGATCAGCCAGCAAAAAACTTAAGTTTTCATTTGAAAGTGATTGCAGATTATATCTAAACTCAACAtaacattttgaaaacatttaaacaatttatatacatttctataaAAACATCCATTGAAAACCATCCAAACACACAATGGCCATTAAGTTAAGAATGCATAATGCACCAATGGCTATATTGTTATTGGCTGATAAAACCCAATCTTTGACTCAGTTATCATTACTGGTCAAATGAGAAAATGATTCGCCTAATTCAAGCAAACCTAATCAAAGCTGTGATGGCGTCaggacaaaaagcactgcatgcGTATGTGTCAATACTCTGAAAACATATGACTCATCCATTCGAGTGTTTGACGATGAGGCTGTGTTTTATTTCTCTATGATCAGATGATAGCAGCAGTACATTAAGGTTAGCTCTTACAGCAGAAGCAAACTCTCAGCTTTCTCTGACACATTGTAAACCGCCTCTCCTCCTGTCTCTTTTCTCAAGGGGCACTCGCGTTCATTTTCTCCACACAGCTTTCCCAGAAGGTCACCAGACGATTATCCTTGTTGGCACAAAAGTCTGTGAAATCTCGAAGCAGGCGGTCGGCCAGTTTCTCATCTCCTAACACACCAGTCCTCCAGGCTTTGGTTAGCATGGTGTTGTAGGCCCAGTTGTAGCCCACTCGCTCCTCAGAACCAAACAGGCTCTGATTGGTGGAGGTGGTGGAGTTACGGCGTCGCCTCTGTCCACTACTGTACTTCCTTTTAGAGTAAGGCAGCTGAAGAAATACTGTACCTGGAGAAGGAGATGAACATTCTTGTATGGCAGTGATTTAAACAGCAGCAGACAggataaagtaaaaagaaagattTCCTTTATGGTGTGTCTAAAAAGTACCTGTTACATGGATGTACTGAGGTTTGTTCTCTGATGGAAAGTTAAAAGCTGACGCTGAGAACTTGTCTTGAACAAAGCCAAATCTTCAAAGGAAGAAAGAAGAACGCATTATTTCTTGATGAACTAGATTTAACTAGATGTCCTTAAGTTTACTGAGATGACCAACCCTCAGTCAGAGCAACAGaatacaccaggggtcaccaactctgttcctggagatctccctttctgcagatttcagttgaaacccatatcaaacacacctgcctgtaattatccagtgctgttcaggtcttaattaattagttcaggtgtaTTTAATCAGGGCTGGCGCTGAACTCTGCaggcatagatatttacattatatgtcgcctacgctattgttgtctattggaatgAATGCATCTATAGAGCTGCCATGTTAGTACAGGGGAGCACTCTTTTGAAATGAGGGtttaggacgattctaagggcccatacaTTTAGGGGGCCCCCAGAAAAGTTATCAAGGGCCCGCGCAACCACCCCCcctcgctcttcactttcatcagtGATCACCAACACCCCACGCCACCCCTGCTCTTTTTATTCACAAACCCCCCCACCCCCGCCCTACCCTTCACTTTCAACCGCGATCACCTCACCTCCCGATCTTTTAAcaaggaagtagtatgtcccaaagcttgcacacTCTTCTGTTatacactcaaaagtatataaaTTTCTTTCACAAGAAAATAACtacttttagggtgtagtataagtatgcgaattgggacgcagcatatGCTTCACTTACCTAGTCAGTATGGCCTCCTGAAACAATTGCATTCTGTCCCAGTATGTCTCTGGCTCAAAACCTAAATGAAAAAAACAGCAATGGTGTCATGGAAGATAACATAATTAGCAATCCCATCAGATCTGAACAAATATGTGAAAACCAATCTGAGATATTGTTGACTAAGAAATATTGTCTATATGTAAAGTCATTTAAAACTGATGTGAAATCTATTTTACCCATTATTTggaaattacatattttatttaaagaaccACAGTCCTAGCTAGCACCAAACAGAGACAATTTTGAGGCCAGATTTCTAAACAATGATCTAATACcgtggttcccaaagtggaggtcgtgggacaatgacagggggtcgcttggtgatttacaAAAGTCAAATAATTGTATTAAAGTATTAGAATTACCacaatttaacaaaatataacaacaacaaacaaatgaaaagccatcagccttttaaattctttttgtcATAAGATGGATGTGTTTCCATTAGactaacaacacagcaatagcgtcataGTAATGTTTTAGCACCAGGTTTAACTTTCTCACACCTtaatggcaatcaaatacatgaaaaataa
This window harbors:
- the ywhah gene encoding 14-3-3 protein eta codes for the protein MADREQLIQRARLAEQAERYDDMASAMKLVTELNEPLSNEDRNLLSVAYKNVVGARRSSWRVISSIEQKTAADGNEKKLELVRVYRETVEKELESVCQDVLTLLDQYLIKNCDETQVESKVFYLKMKGDYYRYLAEVATGEKRASAVESSEGAYKEAFDISKGMPATHPIRLGLALNFSVFYYEIQNAPEQACQLAKEAFDDAIGHLDNLNEDSYKDSTLIMQLLRDNLTLWTSDQQDSEGGDANN